A single genomic interval of Anopheles marshallii chromosome 2, idAnoMarsDA_429_01, whole genome shotgun sequence harbors:
- the LOC128707004 gene encoding NPC intracellular cholesterol transporter 2 homolog a-like, protein MFRALFLIALVPALVYGNVTRACTGGRPHPLSVDIVGCTAAPCHLVRGQNVVANIDFTTDRAVTSMTTIATATALNVVTNYPLGTNAVTCNFLQGSSCPLSANEDVTYRLTMPILAIYPLVSLNIEINVVDQSNNSVTCFVVDAQVVATK, encoded by the exons atgttCCGAGCTCTGTTCTTGATTGCCTTGGTACCGGCACTGGTGTACGGAAATGTGACCCGCGCCTGCACGGGGGGTCGCCCACATCCGTTGAGTGTGGATATAGTGGGATGTACTGCGGCACCATGCCATCTGGTACGTGGACAGAATGTGGTTGCAAACATTGATTTTACCACCG acCGTGCCGTTACATCGATGACGACGATTGCCACTGCTACTGCGCTGAATGTAGTGACGAACTACCCGCTGGGAACGAACGCCGTTACGTGCAACTTCCTGCAGGGTAGCAGTTGCCCATTGTCCGCCAACGAGGATGTCACCTATCGGTTGACGATGCCCATTCTGGCAATCTATCCGCTGGTTAGCCTCAACATTGAGATCAACGTAGTTGATCAGAGCAATAACTCGGTTACGTGTTTCGTGGTTGATGCTCAAGTTGTTGCCACGAAGTAA